From the Fusobacterium ulcerans ATCC 49185 genome, the window ATTTGTTCAAGAAATTTAAGATAAGAGTCAAGGTTGTTGAGAACTTTGTTCTTTTGTGGATCTGTAGTACAGATAAGACCAATTACACCAATTACTTCTTCCTTATATAATATAGGAGAAGAGAGCTCAAGTTTTTCTTTACATTCTTTTTTATAATCACATTTTTTGCAAAGATTATGTTTTCTTGGCTCAGTAATCAAAAGGCTTTTTTTAGTTTTAATTACTTCTTTATATACAACACCACTTACTATTTCATTATTTTTATCTTGAAATAAACCAGTTCCAGCTATTCTTACAAGATCAGCATCAACTATTTCTACTTCTGCCTCAATGACATTAGCTATTATATTGGCATATTTTTTCACATGATTTTCTATGTTTTTCAGTTTAGACATCTAGGACCTCCATAAAAGATCATTCAATTATAATGATCGTTTTAAACAATTATACCATATAACTTAAAAAACTGAAACGGAAGTTTATCAAAATGATATTTATTTTTTATCATTATGATAATGAGAAAGAATTTATTGATTAAATTTTATAAAATTTAAATGATTTTTATATTAATATTGAAAAATAAAGTGGCTGTGAAGGAATTTGTATATTTTTATAGTATTGGCATACATATTGCTTTTAAAGTTAACAAGTAAATAAAACAGGAGGGAATATTTTGATATTAATCAATGGAAGAATAATAACTCAGGATATTGAAAGACCATACATAGAAAATGGAAGTATAGTTATAAGGGGAGAAAAAATAGTAGATTTAGGTAATACTGAAGATATGATGAAAAAATATCCCACTGAAGAAATTGAAGATGTCAAAGGAAAAATAATAATGCCTGGACTGATAAATACTCATCATCACATTTACAGTGCATTTGCTAGAGGAATGAAATCTAATGGAAAGCCTTCAAAAGATTTTGTAGAGATACTTGAAAATCTTTGGTGGAAACTGGATAAGAAACTAAATCTGGAAGATGTTGAATACAGTGCTCTTACAACATATATAGATTGTATAAAAAATGGAGTAACAACAGTATTTGATCATCATGCAAGTCCTTATTCTATAACTGGAAGTCTGGAAACGATAGCAGAGGCAGCAAATAAATTAGGAGTAAGAACATGCCTTTGTTATGAAGTTTCTGATAGAGATGGAATAGAAATAATGGAAGAGGGAATAAAGGAGAATATAGACTTTATAAAAAAATATAACACAGATTCTCAAAATATGATAAAAGGAATGTTTGGACTTCATGCTTCTTTCACACTGTCAGATGCAACTTTAAAAAGATGTAATAAAGAAATGGAAGGACTTAATGCTGGATATCATGTACATACAGCAGAGGGAAAAGCTGATTTGGAAGATTCATTGAAAAAATATAATAAGAGAGTAGTTGAAAGATTGAGAGATTTCAATATTCTTGGAGATAAAACCATAACAGTTCACTGTATACATGTAGATGAAAATGAAATGAATATCCTTAGAGATACTGAAACAAATGTGGTACATAATGCAGAATCTAATATGGGAAATGCAGTAGGATGTTCACCATTTTTGGAAATGTTCGCTAAAGGAATAAATATAGGAATAGGAACAGATGGATATACAAGTGATATGTTTGAGTCTATGAAAGTAGCTAATATATTACATAAACATGAAAAGAAAGATCCATCAGCTGCATGGGGAGAAGTACCAGCAGCACTGTTTGAAAATAATAGAAAAATAGCTGAAAAATATTTCAAAGGAGCTATTGGAATAATCAAACCAGGAGCTTTGGCTGATGTTATAGTAGTAGATTATGATCCTCTTACTCCAATGGATGGAAATAATATTAATGGACACATACTTTTTGGAATGATGGGAAGAAGTGTTGTGACAACTATAATTAATGGAAAAATAATAATGAAAGATAGAAAATTATTTACAGCAGATGAAAAAAGAATATTTGGACATTCAAGGGAAACAGCACAGAAATTATGGAATAGAATGTAATATAAATTATGGGTTGGGGGTATTTTAATGATGGACATCAAAACAGCAAATATAGGACAAATTAGCTTGACAGATGTGATGCTGAGCCCAAAAGAGCTTTTTCTTTTTGGAATGCAGCATATAGCAGCAATGTGTGCAGGAGCTATGGCAGTTCCTATCATTTTAGGAAATTCTTTAGGAATGACATATGATCAAATCAGTATATTGGTAGCAGCATCTTTTATGATGGCAGGATTGGGAACTATCATACAGACCTTAGGTATTGGAAAAAATATAGGTTCAAAACTTCCAATGGTGGAAGGAGTGAGTTTTGCAGGAGTAGCAGCTCTTTCAGCTGTAGGAGTTGCCTATAGAGATGCAGATCCTGTAATGGGAATACAGGTGATGATGGGAGCAACTATTATTTCAGGAGTATTCTGTATAGTTGTAGCTCCAGTATTTGGAAAATTATTGAAATTTTTTCCACCTCTTGTATCAGGAGTAGTAGTTACATGTATGGGATTATCTCTTATACCTGTAGCTATAAAATGGATAGGAGGAGGAAATCCTTCAGCAGAGAATTTTGGAAACTTTAAAAATATTCTTCTGGCTGGAATAACTTTGATAATAATAGTGGGAATTCAAAAAATATCAAAGGGATTTCTAGGAAATATAGCTATTCTTTTGGGAATAATTGCAGGGACATTAATAGCTATCCCTATGGGCATGGTAGACTTTTCAAATGTTTCTGAAGTAGGAATTTTTAATCTCAATACACCATTGTATTTTGGTATGCCAAAGTTTGATATAACAGCAGTACTGTCATTGTTTTTGGTACAGTTGGTAATTATGACAGATGCAACTGGAAATCAGCTGAATCTAAGTAATATTTGTAAGGTTGATGAAAAAGATGAAGGAAGACTGGTAGCTGGATTGAGAGCCCATGGACTTTCTTCAGTATTAGGTGGAATATTTAATACATTTCCACACTCACTTTTTGGTCAGAATGTAGGAATAGCTGCAATAACAGGAGTATCAAGCCGTTTTGTAGGAACAGCAGCAGGAGTAATGCTTCTGGCAGTGAGCTTTTTTCCTAAACTTATAAATATACTTACATCTATTCCAGAACCAGTATTAGGGGGAGCAGGAATAATAATGTTTGGTATAGTTGCAGCTAATGGAATAAAAAGACTGGGAGAAGTAAACTACAATGGAAATAAAAATCTTATGATAGTTGCTGCTAGTATAGGAATAGCTCTTATACCAATAGCAGTACCAGAGTTTTTTAAACATTTTCCAGGATGGGGAAAAATTCTTTTTCAAAGTCCTGTAACTTTAGGATGTCTTTCAGTATTGATACTGAATATAGTTTTTAATGAACTAGGGAAGAGCGAAAAGTAAGAAAGAATTAGGAAGTAAAGAATAGAAAAGTAAAAAATTAGAGAAAATAAAAAAATTAAAATATAAAAATTAAAATGTAATTTTAGGAGGAAAAATGGCAGATATAAGAGTTAAAATAGCAGGTTTAGAATATGAGAATCCAGTGATAGTGGCAGCAGGACCACCTTCAAAAGATGCAGAAGCATGTAGAGCATGTGTAGAAAATGGAGCAGCAGGAGTAGTTGCAAAAACTGTATCAGCAGTTCCAGCAAATGTGCCAAAACCATGTATGCATGATTTTAAAGGGAAACTATTTCTTAATACAGAATTATGGTCTGAGCTTTCAGTGGAACATTGGGTGGCAGAAGAATATGAAAAATGTAAAGTGAATAATGAACCATTAATAATAGGAATGGGATATGTAGAATCTGATATTAGAACCCTTATACCTATGCTTGATAAATATGCAGATGCTTATGAAATTTCAAGTCATTATGTAGGAAGAGATCTTACTCCTATGCTGAATACATTGAGAGCAGCAAAGGAACTTACTAAAAAACCAGTATTTATGAAAGTATCTCCAGGAGTAGAGAATTTAGGAGAAGTAGGAAGAATTTTAGAAGAAAATGGAGCAGATGGATTAGTAGCTATTAACTCAGTAGGTCCTTGTCTGTCAATAGATATAGAAACTGGAAAACCATTTATGGGAAGTGCAACAGGGTATGGTTGGATGTCAGGGGCAGCTATAAAACCAATAGCATTAAGAGTTGTATATGAACTTGCAAAAGCAGTAAAAATCCCAGTATTTGGTGTAGGTGGAGTTACTTGTGGAGCAGATGTTATAGAGATGGTAATGGCAGGAGCAGCAGCAGTTCAAGTATGTACTCAGGGAATAATTGAAGGACCTAAAGCTTTTGGAAGAATAGCAAAAGAAACAAATGAGTGGCTTGATAAACATGGATATAATTCTTTAGATGAAATAAGAGGAGTAACAATAAAATACTTAGCTGAAAGAGAAAAAGCTAACTATATTACAAATCCTCCAGTTGTATCAGCAGATAAATGTATAGGATGTGGAGTCTGTAAAACTGTGTGTGGATATAAAGCAATAGAAATAATTGAGAAAAAAGCTGTTATTAATAAGGATAAATGTTTTGGATGCGGAGTATGCGTTTCTAAATGTCCTACAAAAGCTATGGATATAGCTAGATAAAAATAATGGAGGGAAATATGGGAGAGGTATACACTTTTATAGTAAATGGGCAGAAGATAGAAACTTCCCAAGATAAAAATTTATTAGACTTCCTTAGGGACGATTTGGGACTTATTTCAGTGAAAAATGGATGTAAAGAAGGTGCCTGTGGTACTTGTACAGTACTTATAGATGGAAAGGCAATGAAATCATGTATATTTACCACTAAGAAAATAGATGGTAAAGAGATAGGAACTATAGAAGGGTTTTCAGAAAGAGATAAATCAGTTTTTGCCTATGCTTTCACTGAGTGTGGAGCAGTGCAGTGTGGATTTTGTATTCCAGGAATGGTTATAGCAGCAAAAAGTCTTTTTCTAAAGACACTTGCTCCTACCAGAGAGGAAGTAAAAAAAGCTCTGGTTGGAAATATCTGCAGATGTACAGGATATGTTAAGATAGAGGAAGCAATACTTTTAGCAGCAGAATTGTTCAGAGAAAATAAAGAAGTTCCAGAAACACAGTGTGCAGGCTTAGTAGGAACACATGTACCAAGGGTAGATGGAGCTGTAAAAACATTAGGAACAGCAAAATATGCTGAGGACTACAAAGAAGATGGAATGTACTATGGAAGTGCAGTGAGAACAAAATATCCTAGAGCAAAGGTACTGTCTATCGACTACAGTGAAGCTTTGAAATTAGATGGAGTTCTTGGTGTACTCACAGCAGCAGATGTTCCAGGAAAAAATAATATAGGACATTTGGAATTTATCTCTGACTGGGATGCCCTCATACCAGTTGGAGGTATAACAAGATATATTGGTGATGCAGTAGCATTGGTTGCTGCCAAAGATAAGAAAATATTGGAAGAAGCTAAAAAACTTGTAAAAGTAGAGTATGAAGAACTTGAGGGATTGTTCACAATAGAAGATGCCATGGCTGACGGAGCTCCTCTTATCCATTCTAAACCTAATAATGTTTTGGTAAGAGAGGTATTGAAAAGAGGGGATTATGAAGGGGCTCTGTTAAATTCAAAATATAAGGTAACAAATGTATATGAAACACCTGCAACAGAACATGCTTATTTGGAGCCTGAGTCAGCTCTTGCTATGCCATATGGAAATGGAGGTATAGAAATACATACTTCCAGCCAATCAGTATATGATGAACAAAGAGAAATAGCAAGACTTCTAGGATTGGAAAGAGATCAGGTAAGAGTAAAATCAGCATATGTAGGTGGAGGATTTGGTGGAAAAGAAGATATGTCTGTACAACATCATGCAGCTCTTCTTGCATATGTTTTGAAAAAACCTGTTCAGGTAACTTTGAGTAGACAGGAAAGCATAAATATAAGTACTAAAAGACATCCTATGAAAATAGAAATGACTACATGCTGTGATGAAAATGGTATACTTACAGGAATGAAATGTAAGATATATGCTGATACAGGAGCTTATGCTTCATTGGGAGGTCCTGTACTGCAAAGAGCCTGTACTCATGCAGCTGGACCATATAATTATCAGAATATTGATATAGAAGGAATAGCTGTTTATACAAATAATCCTGTAGGAGGAGCATTCAGAGGATTTGGAGTTACCCAATCAGCTTTCGCTATAGAGGCAAATATAAATCAGCTGGCAGAACTTACAGGACTTTCTCCATGGGAAATAAGATACAGAAACGCTATCAGACCAGGACAGGTACTTCCAAATGGACAGATAGCTGATGAGGGAACAGCTCTGGTAGAAACTCTTGAAGCTGTAAAGGATGAATATTTTAATAATAAGATAGTAGGAATTGCATGTGCAATGAAAAATGCAGGAGTAGGAGTAGGACTTCCAGACATTGGAAAATGCAGACTTACTATAGAAAAGGGAAAAGTAAGAATAAGAACATCAGCAGCTTGCATAGGGCAGGGAATGGCAACAGTTTGTCTGCAGATGTTGTGTGAAACTACAGGACTTACAGCAGATAAGGTAGTAGTTGATTCTCCAGACACGGGAATAACTCCTAACAGTGGAACGACAACAGCTTCAAGGCAGACAGTATTTACAGGGGAGGCAACAAGGGTAGCTTCTCTTGAACTAAAGAAACAGCTTGAAACAAAAACATTGGAAGAACTAGAAGGCTGGGATTATGAAGGACAGTATTCAGGAATTACAGATAAAATGGGATCAGATAAGCCTAATCCTGTAAGTCATGTGGCTTATGGATATGCTACTCAAATAGTGATATTGGATGAAAATGGAAAAGTTCAGAAAGTGACCGCAGCTCATGATGTAGGCCGTGCTATCAATCCAAAAGCTTTAGAAGGACAGATAGAAGGTGGAGTAGTTATGGGACTTGGATATGGACTTACTGAAATTATGCCTGTGGAAAAAGGAGTACCTAAAGTAAAATTTGGAACTCTTGGATTATTCAGAGCTACAAATACTCCAGAAATTGAAGCTGTAATAGTAGAAAAAAATAGAGCAGAATTAGCTTATGGAGCAAAGGGTGTAGGAGAAATAGTTGTTATCCCTACAGCACCAGCTGTTCAAAATGCTTATTTTAAGTATGATGGAGAGTTTAGAACTTCTCTTCCTCTACAAAAAACAGCATACAGAAAATAAAAATTAAAAATGAACTGCACCTGAAATCTTAGATGGTAAGAAGAAAGGTGCAGTTTATTTTTGTATATATAATTGAAAAAATATGAATCTCAAAATAAAAACACTCTCTAGCTTAGTTGTCTAAGATTTTGGGTGAGTATATTTTATTATTAATTGGATGAAATTATTTTTTTAATAATGCTATTTCCTTTTTCAGTTAAATAAGTTCCACTTCTTCCCTTATTTACTTTTACATATTTTTCTTTTTGAAATTTTTTTAATATTTCACGAACTTCATGCTCAGTGATAAGACAGCCTATTTCTTCACATGCTTTTATAATTCCTTTTCTTCCAAATCCTTTTCCATATGAATAACGATTTTCTAAGACTTGTAAAACAGCCAGTTCTTGAGGAAGAAGTTTTAAATTGGAACTGCTGTTTCCTGATTTTTTAACATTTACTTTTATATGATTTTGGATTAAGCTGTTTTGAAATGCTTCTGGCAAATGAGAATAATCTATCTTAGGAATATTTAAACAAGAAAAATATTCAATTAAATTTCGCAGTTCTCTCACATTACCCTGCCATGGATAATTTAAAAATATAGATTTAACTGTATCAGTTAATTCAAAGCTTGTATTTAATTCATTTTGAAAGTATTTGATAAGTGAAAAAATATCCTCTTTTCGTTCTTTCAATGATGGAATGCGAATTGGGATTACATTTAAACGATAATATAAATCTTTTCTGAATTTTGACTGCATAATTTTTTCAACTATATTTTCATTGGTAGATGAGATTATTCTTACATCTATACTGATTGGTTCTGTAGCTCCTATTTTAACTATTTCTTTTTCTTGTAAAACTCTCAATAATTTTACCTGCATCATAGGGCTCATTGATTCAATTTCATCTAAGAATAATGTTCCTCCATTTGCAAATTCAAAAAGTCCAATTTTTCCTCCTTTTTTTGCTCCTGTAAAAGAACCTTCAGTATATCCAAAAAGTTCACTTTCCAGAAGGGTTTCAGGAAGAGCAGCACAATTTATTGCAACAAAAGCTGCATTTTTTCTGGGAGAAGCATTGTGGATAGCCTGAGCAAACATTTCTTTTCCTACACCACTATCTCCTTCGAGAATTATAGAGCCATTATTAGCAGCCATTCGTATAGCTATTTCTTTTATTGACTGGATAGCAGGACTTGTTCCAATAATATCATCAAATGTAAATCTAGCATAAGATTTTTTTTTGATTTTTTGAATCCGCAAAGCATTTTGCTTTTTTTCAGAAATATCAAATTTTTCTAATAAAACAAAATTACCAAGAATTTGATTTTTTAAAAGGAGGGGCATTATAGACACACTGATCTCATTATTTTCTATTTTGATAAGCTTTGAATTTTCATCAATAAGTACAGGTAAAGGGTCAGTTGTAAGCCACGGAAAAACTTCTTTGATAGATTTTCCAATAATATTAGAATTAAGTTGTAAAAGATTTTTTGCTGTTTCATTTATCATAGAAATATCATTTTTTTCATCCATAACAATTACTCCTGAATCTAAGGAGTTAAGTATAGCCTCAAGTTTCAATTCAGTAGTAAGATTGTTGTATGAAATCTTTTGAAGGGAATAATCTTTTACAGCCAAAGAATTGACATAGTTTTCAAACTCTCTACCCTTTAATACAAAATTAAGATTTAATTTTAGAGCTATTTCATAAATAGTATTGATTGATAATTTTCTGCATCCTAAATCTACACAATTAGTTATTTTAGCTGGAATAAGTTCCTTTTCACCAGTAGCAAAAGCAAGATCAACTGGAGGTACTTTTTTCATTTTGGGATAGTAGAGAAAAAATTCGATGTTGGATATTCCCAGATGAGTTAACTGAGATAGACTTTCCATTGTCATATGTTTATTCTGATTTACTATTAATGCTTTTGTACCAATAGGATATTTTCTTAAAATATCAACTGCCTTTTTGGAGAAAACAATATCAGCTCTAACAGTTTTAGATTCTGGAGGTAAAAATGGTTCTGCCCATTTATTTTTTTTAATATCATCACTAGTAGCTGATAAAAGATATAAATCACAGTTATGAATCATTCTCAAAGTTTTTTCTTCAATACTGTAAGTATATATATCAATATTATCAGTAAAAACCTGAGATAAGATATCTTTATAAAAGTTGGCAATAGAACTAGCTTTAGAAATTATACCTATTGATTTTTTCATTAGTATATCCTCCCCATCTTAATGAAGAACTTCTCCATATTTTCCAATTAACTTTTCATCTTTCCATGTAATTTCTCCATTAACAAGGACATAATTCATTCCTGTAGAAAGATGATTAGAATTGTCAAAAGTTGCATTATCTCCAAGTTTATCAATATCAAAAATAAGTATGTCAGCAAAATTTCCTTCAGCTAAGACTCCACGTTTTTCATAACCTAGCCTTTTAGCAGGCATTTGTGTAATTTTATGTATACCTTCTTGTAATGAAAGAATTTTTAAATCTTTAATATAGTATTTAAGAAAATGAGTAAAAGCAGCCATTTTTCTAGGATGAGGAGTATCACTCTCATCATACAAAGCATCTGAAATTACAATTGAGTAAGGAAGTTTAGCAATTTTTATGATGTCATCTGGAGAAATATTAAAACCAACAATTCCTACTTTTCCATTTTCACTTTCAAGTAAACAAGATATAAATTCTATCTCATCTTTAAAGCCAGATTCAACAGTACATTGATGAATAGTTTTTCCTATATATTTTTTATTTTCTATTTTAGAAAGACTACTGATCATAGAATGTGACCAACGAAAATCAGGGTTGATATTCTCATCATTTGGACCTGGATTTTGATAGCAATAACGCATCTTTTCCATGCTTTCTTTTGAGGTAATATTTTTTAAAATATCATCAAAATTTCTATCAAGAAAAGAAACTGGAAGAATTGCTGCTAATGTAGTGGCTGTTCCATGATAAGGATAAAAATCCACTGTAATATCCATTCCATTCTTTTGAGCATTTTCTATTAAATTAATTGCTTTAGTAAGTATTGTATTCCAGTTTTCTGGTCCCAATGCTTTTAAATGACTTATATGAAGAGCCATATCATTTTCCTGTGCAATCTCAATACTTTCTTTAACTGCTTCTACAAGCTTGGAAGCTTCATCACGCATATGAGGCATGTAAATCATATTTTTTCCTTTGCATGGAGCAAAAAGCCTTTTCATTTCTTCAGTAGTATTATAGACTTCAGGGAGATATACTAAACCAGATGAAACCCCCTTTATTCCAAGATCAACAGCTTCTTTTATATATTCCTGAGCTTTAAGCATTTCTGTTTCAGTAAAAGGAGAAGTATCATATCCTTTTACTGCAAGCCTCACAGCTCCAGTACCTTGCAGTGTTGAAATATTAACAGGTTTGTCTATAGACTTCAAGTCACTGATGTAGTCACTTAATTTTGAATATTTTGTATCCTTAACTGGATAGCCATGTGTTGGGACAGAATAATCGTATAAACCTTTAGATTTTTCTGTATATGGAGCAAAGGAAAAGCCACAGACACCAGTTCCAATAGTGGTTATTCCTTGAGCTAGTTCAATTTTTCCAAAATCTTCCTTGAAAATTGCTAAGTCACAATGTCTGTGAATATCAATAAATCCTGGAGTGACAATTTTATTTTTCGCATTTATGATTTCAGCATTTTCAAACTCTATATCTTTATCTATTTTTTCAATAATATTATCTTTAATGAGAATATCTCCAATAAAAGGTTTATTTTCCAGTGTTCCATCATAAATTAAACCATTTTTAATTAGTTTATACATAGCAACACCCCTTATAATTTCATAACTGTCACATGATCTTTTTCTTCATCTGACCATAATAATTTTTGTAAAGAATCACAATGTTCTTTTCCAAATAAACCAGGAGCACCTCCAGAATGAAGTAATACAGCATTTTCATTTGCTGGAATTATTTCTTTTTCTATTAAATCCACAAATCCTCTGAAAACTTTTCCAGTATAGCAAGGGTCAAGTATAATTGCTTCAGTAGAAGCCATAAGTTCTATATTTTTTTGAGTTTCTATATCAGGTTCATTGTAATTAGTACCCCCATAAGGAATTGCCTCATTACCTATTTCGAGATGAATATCTTCTTTTTTACATGTGAATCCCATATCAAAGAATTTACTGATTTCATTGATTGATTTTGCAGTATCTTCTATAGGAGTATAATCAGGTTCTATTGGAATACCAATAACCTCAAAAGGAGCATTGAAATATTTTGCTCCAGCCCATAAACCAGCAAAGGTACCTGTTGAACCATAGCCACATACAAGATATTTAGCAGTGATATCCTGCTCTTTCATCTGTTTCATGATTTCAGGGACAAACATTGCATATCCTGCAGAGCCAATAACTCCTTGACCTCCTACAGGAATGCTCAATATTTTTTCTCCCTGCATTTCATATTTTTTTACAATTTTATCTGCACATTCCTGTAAGAATTTTTTTTCAGCAAAGTGACGTTCATCTTTTGGCAGATTTTCAGCAGATGAGTAATCAACAAAATAAATATCTGCTCCCATCAATCTATCAAGCAAAAGATTTCCTGACAGATAATCAGGTTTCTTACCTTTTAAAACCAAAATAGGTTTTAGTCCATATTTCACAGCTGCTGCAACAGTAAGCCTTCCATGATTTGTTTGAACACCACCAAATGTCATAAGTGCTGTATATCCATTATCAATAGCATACTGAACCAGATATTCAAGCTTTCTGGTTTTGTTTCCTCCTAAAGCAAGTCCAGACATATCATCACGTTTAATATATAAGTTTCCTTTGCCAAGTTTTTTAGAAAGTTTTTCCATAAATTCAAGAGGAGTATTAGTATACCCAACATTAGCTTTTTTTAAATTTTCTATTTTCATTATAATCATCCGCCTTTAAAAAAATATTAAGGCAAATATTTAAGTTTATGTTCAACTGTATTATAAGTGGGAAAAAATAACATGTCAAGGGTATTTTATTATACAGGTTAAATATCCTGTTTAATTTTATTTTATCCTATTTATATCCTTATTACTCCAATTTATATTTTTATAATCCTTATTTTTGAAGATACAGTTATATATTTTTGGAAAAAAATAGATTGTTGATTTTAATTTAATTTTTAATTTCTTCTTTAATTGAGAAATCTAATAAATTTTGGCATAAGAGTTGCTTATATAATAGACAAATGGTAAATAGAAAGTTTATGTTCAAAATTTTCTAACAAAGTAAAAGAATTATATAAAACATATAAAAGG encodes:
- the ssnA gene encoding putative aminohydrolase SsnA; translation: MILINGRIITQDIERPYIENGSIVIRGEKIVDLGNTEDMMKKYPTEEIEDVKGKIIMPGLINTHHHIYSAFARGMKSNGKPSKDFVEILENLWWKLDKKLNLEDVEYSALTTYIDCIKNGVTTVFDHHASPYSITGSLETIAEAANKLGVRTCLCYEVSDRDGIEIMEEGIKENIDFIKKYNTDSQNMIKGMFGLHASFTLSDATLKRCNKEMEGLNAGYHVHTAEGKADLEDSLKKYNKRVVERLRDFNILGDKTITVHCIHVDENEMNILRDTETNVVHNAESNMGNAVGCSPFLEMFAKGINIGIGTDGYTSDMFESMKVANILHKHEKKDPSAAWGEVPAALFENNRKIAEKYFKGAIGIIKPGALADVIVVDYDPLTPMDGNNINGHILFGMMGRSVVTTIINGKIIMKDRKLFTADEKRIFGHSRETAQKLWNRM
- a CDS encoding nucleobase:cation symporter-2 family protein, with protein sequence MMDIKTANIGQISLTDVMLSPKELFLFGMQHIAAMCAGAMAVPIILGNSLGMTYDQISILVAASFMMAGLGTIIQTLGIGKNIGSKLPMVEGVSFAGVAALSAVGVAYRDADPVMGIQVMMGATIISGVFCIVVAPVFGKLLKFFPPLVSGVVVTCMGLSLIPVAIKWIGGGNPSAENFGNFKNILLAGITLIIIVGIQKISKGFLGNIAILLGIIAGTLIAIPMGMVDFSNVSEVGIFNLNTPLYFGMPKFDITAVLSLFLVQLVIMTDATGNQLNLSNICKVDEKDEGRLVAGLRAHGLSSVLGGIFNTFPHSLFGQNVGIAAITGVSSRFVGTAAGVMLLAVSFFPKLINILTSIPEPVLGGAGIIMFGIVAANGIKRLGEVNYNGNKNLMIVAASIGIALIPIAVPEFFKHFPGWGKILFQSPVTLGCLSVLILNIVFNELGKSEK
- a CDS encoding 4Fe-4S binding protein, which produces MADIRVKIAGLEYENPVIVAAGPPSKDAEACRACVENGAAGVVAKTVSAVPANVPKPCMHDFKGKLFLNTELWSELSVEHWVAEEYEKCKVNNEPLIIGMGYVESDIRTLIPMLDKYADAYEISSHYVGRDLTPMLNTLRAAKELTKKPVFMKVSPGVENLGEVGRILEENGADGLVAINSVGPCLSIDIETGKPFMGSATGYGWMSGAAIKPIALRVVYELAKAVKIPVFGVGGVTCGADVIEMVMAGAAAVQVCTQGIIEGPKAFGRIAKETNEWLDKHGYNSLDEIRGVTIKYLAEREKANYITNPPVVSADKCIGCGVCKTVCGYKAIEIIEKKAVINKDKCFGCGVCVSKCPTKAMDIAR
- the xdh gene encoding selenium-dependent xanthine dehydrogenase, with protein sequence MGEVYTFIVNGQKIETSQDKNLLDFLRDDLGLISVKNGCKEGACGTCTVLIDGKAMKSCIFTTKKIDGKEIGTIEGFSERDKSVFAYAFTECGAVQCGFCIPGMVIAAKSLFLKTLAPTREEVKKALVGNICRCTGYVKIEEAILLAAELFRENKEVPETQCAGLVGTHVPRVDGAVKTLGTAKYAEDYKEDGMYYGSAVRTKYPRAKVLSIDYSEALKLDGVLGVLTAADVPGKNNIGHLEFISDWDALIPVGGITRYIGDAVALVAAKDKKILEEAKKLVKVEYEELEGLFTIEDAMADGAPLIHSKPNNVLVREVLKRGDYEGALLNSKYKVTNVYETPATEHAYLEPESALAMPYGNGGIEIHTSSQSVYDEQREIARLLGLERDQVRVKSAYVGGGFGGKEDMSVQHHAALLAYVLKKPVQVTLSRQESINISTKRHPMKIEMTTCCDENGILTGMKCKIYADTGAYASLGGPVLQRACTHAAGPYNYQNIDIEGIAVYTNNPVGGAFRGFGVTQSAFAIEANINQLAELTGLSPWEIRYRNAIRPGQVLPNGQIADEGTALVETLEAVKDEYFNNKIVGIACAMKNAGVGVGLPDIGKCRLTIEKGKVRIRTSAACIGQGMATVCLQMLCETTGLTADKVVVDSPDTGITPNSGTTTASRQTVFTGEATRVASLELKKQLETKTLEELEGWDYEGQYSGITDKMGSDKPNPVSHVAYGYATQIVILDENGKVQKVTAAHDVGRAINPKALEGQIEGGVVMGLGYGLTEIMPVEKGVPKVKFGTLGLFRATNTPEIEAVIVEKNRAELAYGAKGVGEIVVIPTAPAVQNAYFKYDGEFRTSLPLQKTAYRK
- a CDS encoding sigma-54 interaction domain-containing protein → MKKSIGIISKASSIANFYKDILSQVFTDNIDIYTYSIEEKTLRMIHNCDLYLLSATSDDIKKNKWAEPFLPPESKTVRADIVFSKKAVDILRKYPIGTKALIVNQNKHMTMESLSQLTHLGISNIEFFLYYPKMKKVPPVDLAFATGEKELIPAKITNCVDLGCRKLSINTIYEIALKLNLNFVLKGREFENYVNSLAVKDYSLQKISYNNLTTELKLEAILNSLDSGVIVMDEKNDISMINETAKNLLQLNSNIIGKSIKEVFPWLTTDPLPVLIDENSKLIKIENNEISVSIMPLLLKNQILGNFVLLEKFDISEKKQNALRIQKIKKKSYARFTFDDIIGTSPAIQSIKEIAIRMAANNGSIILEGDSGVGKEMFAQAIHNASPRKNAAFVAINCAALPETLLESELFGYTEGSFTGAKKGGKIGLFEFANGGTLFLDEIESMSPMMQVKLLRVLQEKEIVKIGATEPISIDVRIISSTNENIVEKIMQSKFRKDLYYRLNVIPIRIPSLKERKEDIFSLIKYFQNELNTSFELTDTVKSIFLNYPWQGNVRELRNLIEYFSCLNIPKIDYSHLPEAFQNSLIQNHIKVNVKKSGNSSSNLKLLPQELAVLQVLENRYSYGKGFGRKGIIKACEEIGCLITEHEVREILKKFQKEKYVKVNKGRSGTYLTEKGNSIIKKIISSN